A segment of the Triticum urartu cultivar G1812 unplaced genomic scaffold, Tu2.1 TuUngrouped_contig_10569, whole genome shotgun sequence genome:
AAGGCCCCTCCATCTTAACGGGGATGGTGGTGTTCCTGGGTATCACCACGCTCATGACACCACCGACCGTCTCTATCCCAAGAGACAGCGGCGTGACGTCGAGAAGGTCCACCACCTTCTGATCGTACTCGCCGTTGAGGATGGCGGCCTGAATAGCAGCGCCGTAGGCGACGGCCTCGTCCGGATTTATTTTCTTGCAGAGTTTCTTCCCGTCAAAGAAATCCTGCAGCATCTGCTGCACCTTGGGGATCTTGGTGGagccgccgacgagcaccacgTCGTGGATCTGTGACTTGTCCATCTTGGCGCCGCTGAGGCACTTCTGAACATGCTCAATGCACTTGGGAAAGAGGTCCATGTTGAGCTCCTCAAACCGGGCACGGGTGATGGATCCATAGAAGTCAATGCCGTCATGGAGCGAGTCGATCTCAAACTTGGCTTGCGCCGTGGAAGACAGCATCCTCTTCGCCCTCTCGCAGGCCGTCCTCAGCCGCATCATCGCCCTCCGGTTGCTTCTGATGTCAGCCTTGTGTTTCTTCAAGAATTCCTGCACGAAGTGTTCCACCATTTTGTTGTTAAGATCAACCCCTCCAAGGTGGGTGTCCCCGGACGTGGCCTTGACCGTAAAGGTGCCTTTGTCAATGTGGATGACAGAGATATCCAAGGTGCCACCACCGAAATCAAATATGAGCACCGTCTTTGCTTCGCCAGTGACCAACGTATCGTCTAGTCGGTAGGCAATGGCTGCGGCAGAGGGCTCGTTGATGATACGTGTGACGTTGAGGCCAGCAATGGTGCCGGCATCAAGGGTGGCCTGGCGCTGCGAGTCGTTGAAGTAGACTGGGACGGTGATGACAGCATCCTTCACCGCGGTTTCAAGGTAGGCCTCGGCTGTCTCCCTCATCTTGACAAGCACCATGGAGGAGATTTCTTCGGCCGCAAACTTCTTCTCCTCGCCCATGTACTGCACCACAATCATTGGACGATCACTAGGACCTGAAATAACTTTGAAAGGCCACAACTTCATATCTCCTTGCACAGACACTTCGCTGAATCGTCGACCGATCAGTCGCTTTGCGTCTGAAGAAAATCGATGAAGTTGGTTAAAATAGTATATTTCACAAAGATAGAGGGATatcaaaaaaaaaaagagaacATAAGGCTAATTTCAATCCATTATAAAAAATTGAAGGACCAACTACATCGCATAACACATTTTAAAGATCATTTGACCCGACTATTAGAAATCAGCTATATAACAAAATACCAGGTTCTAAACAGTTCCACAAACAGGTCCCCATTACAAATACAAATTGAATGTCTGTTTTGGTATGATATGGTTGATCACCAATTAAATAtacaattttttattttttatcttGTTATGTAGTTTAATTTACTATAATTTGCGCACTAACATGTATATATTTATGAAGTTTATATTGATATAGTAAAATTAATAAGCAACCCAATGGTGCCTAAAGAAAAAGAAGCCACTCAACTTGT
Coding sequences within it:
- the LOC125526595 gene encoding heat shock cognate 70 kDa protein-like; protein product: MAAGTKGDGPAIGIDLGTTYSCVAVWRPVHERVEVIANDQGNLTTPSCVAFTDTWRLIGDAAVNQADMNPANTVFDDKRLIGRRFSEVSVQGDMKLWPFKVISGPSDRPMIVVQYMGEEKKFAAEEISSMVLVKMRETAEAYLETAVKDAVITVPVYFNDSQRQATLDAGTIAGLNVTRIINEPSAAAIAYRLDDTLVTGEAKTVLIFDFGGGTLDISVIHIDKGTFTVKATSGDTHLGGVDLNNKMVEHFVQEFLKKHKADIRSNRRAMMRLRTACERAKRMLSSTAQAKFEIDSLHDGIDFYGSITRARFEELNMDLFPKCIEHVQKCLSGAKMDKSQIHDVVLVGGSTKIPKVQQMLQDFFDGKKLCKKINPDEAVAYGAAIQAAILNGEYDQKVVDLLDVTPLSLGIETVGGVMSVVIPRNTTIPVKMEGPYTTEYDYQTTAGIYVYEGEGTLTMDNKLLGNFTLTGIPPAPRLVPKLKVTFEIDTNGVLTVVAEDRSSGNKNCITIINNKGGLSKEEIERMVSDANKYKSEGKKEMVKVKKER